The following coding sequences lie in one Rhizobium rhododendri genomic window:
- a CDS encoding ABC transporter substrate-binding protein: MRNSTRLFAAASLAAMSLFSGVAMADGDTLTIGTDATYPPFESLDSAGKFQGFDIDIANALCDQMKVKCTIVNQDFDGIIPALQAKKFDMIVSSMSITPERLKSIDFTNKIYNTPPAIAVPKDSKVTEATDAGLKGKTIGAQSSTTHANYATAHLKDAELKLYPTADEYKLDMTNGRIDAVIDDVVVLSEWVKSDAGSCCKMLGTLPIDPVINGEGAGIGVRKGDDALKTKLNTALAAIRADGTYKKIQDKYFDFDVYGK; this comes from the coding sequence ATGCGCAACTCAACCCGTCTCTTCGCCGCAGCGTCGCTCGCAGCGATGTCGCTCTTTTCCGGCGTGGCCATGGCCGACGGCGACACGCTGACCATCGGCACCGATGCGACCTACCCGCCCTTCGAATCGCTGGATTCAGCCGGCAAGTTCCAGGGCTTCGACATCGACATCGCCAACGCTCTTTGCGACCAGATGAAAGTCAAGTGCACGATCGTCAACCAGGATTTCGACGGCATCATTCCTGCCCTGCAGGCGAAGAAGTTCGACATGATCGTCTCCTCCATGTCGATCACGCCTGAGCGCTTGAAGTCGATCGACTTCACCAACAAGATCTACAACACCCCACCTGCCATTGCTGTGCCGAAGGATTCCAAGGTCACGGAAGCGACCGACGCCGGCCTCAAGGGCAAAACCATCGGCGCCCAGTCGTCGACGACCCACGCCAACTATGCGACGGCCCACCTGAAGGATGCCGAACTGAAGCTCTATCCGACCGCTGACGAGTACAAGCTCGACATGACGAACGGCCGTATCGATGCCGTCATCGATGACGTCGTCGTCCTGTCGGAATGGGTCAAGTCGGATGCCGGCAGCTGCTGCAAGATGCTCGGCACCCTGCCGATCGATCCGGTTATCAACGGCGAAGGCGCCGGCATTGGCGTTCGCAAGGGCGACGATGCGCTGAAGACCAAGCTCAACACCGCGCTTGCCGCCATCCGCGCCGACGGCACTTACAAGAAGATCCAGGACAAGTATTTCGACTTCGACGTTTACGGAAAGTAA